From Denitrovibrio acetiphilus DSM 12809, the proteins below share one genomic window:
- a CDS encoding flavodoxin family protein gives MKVIGLNGSPRKKFNTATVLRHALEGAESKGAKTEIINLYDYKFQGCISCFACKLKDNITGGICAVKDDVTSILVKMAEADAVIFGSPVYFADVTSSTRAILERFMYAPFVYCKDYSSVYEGKMKTACIYTMNVKSKDMENRGYVRTFETTRSYLERIYGHSEYITVNDTTQFADYSKYIAEAFDPVAKAKARKEVFPQDCEKAFKLGASLVD, from the coding sequence ATGAAAGTTATCGGACTGAACGGAAGTCCCCGGAAAAAGTTTAACACTGCTACGGTGCTGAGACATGCTCTTGAAGGCGCAGAATCCAAAGGTGCAAAAACGGAAATAATTAATCTTTATGACTATAAATTTCAGGGATGCATAAGCTGCTTCGCCTGTAAGCTGAAAGATAATATAACAGGAGGCATATGTGCTGTTAAAGACGATGTAACCAGCATATTGGTTAAAATGGCAGAAGCAGACGCAGTTATATTCGGATCCCCAGTGTATTTTGCTGATGTGACTTCAAGTACAAGAGCTATACTGGAACGTTTTATGTATGCACCTTTTGTCTACTGCAAAGATTATTCATCTGTTTATGAAGGAAAGATGAAAACAGCTTGTATATATACTATGAACGTAAAATCTAAAGATATGGAAAACAGAGGCTATGTCCGTACATTTGAAACAACCAGATCATATCTAGAGAGGATATACGGGCACTCAGAATATATAACAGTAAACGACACAACACAGTTTGCAGACTACAGTAAATATATAGCTGAAGCATTTGACCCGGTGGCAAAAGCAAAAGCACGTAAAGAAGTTTTTCCACAGGATTGTGAAAAAGCATTCAAACTGGGAGCATCATTAGTCGATTAA
- a CDS encoding aldo/keto reductase: MNIREMGKQGLKSSRIGLGCMGMSDFYGERNDVESIKVIHEALEKGITLLDTADMYGIGDNEELVGKAIKAKRNKVVLATKFAIVRQKGETARNINCSPEYVKQACEASLKRLNTDNIDLYYMHRKDPKVEIEETVGAMAELVKEGKVRYLGLSEVNAQTLRRAHAVHPITALQTEYSLWTRDVEGEILDTCRELGIALVAYSPLGRGFLTGALTSKDDLAGGDYRHFNPRFAEENFQTNMAMVEEMRIYAKNLGHIPAQIAIAWVLAKGDDIFPIPGTKRLKYLNDNIKAADIKLTKEQVEKLENIIDTKKVKGLRYPAEFMNTVDL; this comes from the coding sequence ATGAACATAAGAGAGATGGGTAAACAAGGGCTTAAGTCTAGTAGAATCGGGCTAGGCTGTATGGGAATGAGTGACTTTTATGGTGAACGTAATGATGTCGAATCTATAAAAGTCATCCATGAAGCTCTCGAAAAAGGTATCACGCTCCTTGACACTGCAGATATGTATGGTATCGGCGACAATGAAGAGCTTGTAGGTAAAGCTATTAAAGCCAAAAGGAACAAAGTTGTTCTCGCCACCAAATTTGCTATAGTTCGTCAAAAAGGTGAAACAGCCAGAAACATTAACTGTAGCCCGGAATATGTTAAGCAAGCGTGTGAGGCGAGCCTGAAAAGGCTCAACACTGACAATATAGACCTTTATTACATGCACAGAAAGGACCCGAAAGTTGAGATAGAAGAAACTGTCGGTGCAATGGCAGAACTTGTGAAAGAAGGTAAAGTAAGATATTTAGGTCTTTCAGAAGTTAACGCACAAACTCTCAGACGCGCTCATGCTGTTCACCCTATAACCGCCCTTCAGACTGAGTACTCTCTATGGACAAGAGATGTTGAAGGTGAGATACTTGACACATGCAGAGAACTGGGGATAGCACTTGTGGCATACAGTCCGCTGGGTAGAGGTTTTCTGACGGGCGCGCTAACTTCTAAAGATGATCTCGCAGGTGGAGACTACAGACATTTCAACCCGCGCTTCGCAGAAGAAAATTTTCAAACAAACATGGCAATGGTTGAAGAGATGAGGATATACGCAAAAAATCTTGGCCATATACCAGCGCAAATAGCTATTGCATGGGTCCTCGCTAAAGGCGATGACATATTCCCTATTCCTGGCACAAAAAGGCTTAAATATCTGAATGACAACATAAAAGCAGCAGATATTAAACTGACAAAAGAACAGGTTGAAAAACTGGAGAATATAATTGATACTAAAAAAGTTAAAGGGCTTCGTTACCCTGCGGAATTCATGAATACTGTTGACTTATAA